From the genome of Streptomyces spinoverrucosus:
CAACTTCATGGTGATGTACAACTTCGACGCGCTGGACTACTGGCGCTGGGCCCCGCACCTGGACGTGCTGTCCAACGACCACTACCTGCGGTCCACGGACCCCGAGTCGGAGATCGACATCGCCCTCAGCGGCGACCTGATGCGCTCGCTGGCGGGCGGCCCCTGGCTGTTGATGGAACACTCCACGGGCGCGGTGAACTGGCAGCCGGTCAACCGGGCGAAGGGCCCGGGCGAGCTGCGCCGCAATGCCCTGGCCCATGTGGCGCGCGGCGCCGACGGCATCGCCTATTTCCAGTGGCGGGCGGCGAAGGCGGGCGCCGAGCAGTGGCACTCGGCGATGCTCCCGCACGCCGGCACCGACAGCCGGATCTGGCAGGACGTGGTGCGATTGGGCGCCGACCTGCGGGCGTTGGCCGAGGTCCGGGACAGCGCGGGCACGGCCGAGGTGGCCGTCGTCTGGGACTGGAACGCCCGCTGGGCCCTGGAGCTGCCCTCCCAGCCGAGCGGCGAACTCCGCTTCCTGGACCTCGTACGGGACTGGTACGAGCCGCTGTGGCGGGCGGGCGTCGCGGTGGACTTCGTACGCCCGGACGCGGACCTGTCGTCGTACCGCCTGGTGCTGGCGCCCAGCCTGTACCTGGTGGACGAGGCCGGTGCGGCGAACCTGACGTCCTTCGCACGGCGGGGCGGGGTCCTGGCGGTCGGCTTCCACAGCGGTGCCGTGGACGAGAACTGCCATGTCCGGCTGGGTGGTTACCCGGGCGCGTTCCGCGAGGTCCTGGGCGTGCGCGGCGACGAACTGTTCCCGCTGCTGCCGGGCGAGTCGGTCGGCCTCACGGGCGAGGTCACGCCGGGCGCGACCGGGACCCTGTGGTCGGAACGGGTGCGCACGGAGGGCGCGCGGGTGGTGGCGACCTACACGGAGGGCCCGCTGTCCGGCCGACCGGCGATCACCCGCAACGCGTACGGCGAGGGCGTGGCCTGGTATGTGGCGACGCGGCCGGACCCGGCGACCCTGGGCGCGCTGCTCGACCGCATCCGGTCGGAGGCGGGGGTGGAGCCGGTGCGGACGACGCCGGAGGGGGTGGAGGCGGCGCTGCGGCGCGGTTCCGACGCCGACTACCTCTTCCTGATCGACCACTCGGGCCGGGGCGGTGAGGTCGCCGTGTCGGACGGGGCGACGGAACTGCTCACCGGGAAGCCGGTGGGGGACGGTTCGGTCACGGTGCCGGCGGGCGGGGTCGTCGTGGTGCGGGAGCCTCGGCAGTAGGCCACGGTTGAGATGCGCCGTCGCATCGAGCCACATGGAGCCGTGCCATGCCCGAACTACCGGACGTCGAGGCCTACCGCGAGGTGTTCCAGACCTGCGCGGTGGGCCGGGTCGTCCGGCGCGTCGACGTCCGG
Proteins encoded in this window:
- a CDS encoding beta-galactosidase translates to MKPELKLPGIAYGGDYNPEQWPEEVWAEDMRLMREAGVTMVSVGIFSWALLEPAEGEYDFSRMDKILGLLHDNGIAADLATPTAAPPAWFFRRHPEALPVDRDGRRLSYGSRQTFCPSSPAYRRAALRITRAIADRYAGHPAVAMWHVHNEYGCHNAECYCDTSAEAFRGWLRSRYEDLAALNEAWGTTFWSQWYYDWDEILPPRPTGAVPNPTHQLDWRRFCSDELLSLYVAERDVLGAAAPSIPATTNFMVMYNFDALDYWRWAPHLDVLSNDHYLRSTDPESEIDIALSGDLMRSLAGGPWLLMEHSTGAVNWQPVNRAKGPGELRRNALAHVARGADGIAYFQWRAAKAGAEQWHSAMLPHAGTDSRIWQDVVRLGADLRALAEVRDSAGTAEVAVVWDWNARWALELPSQPSGELRFLDLVRDWYEPLWRAGVAVDFVRPDADLSSYRLVLAPSLYLVDEAGAANLTSFARRGGVLAVGFHSGAVDENCHVRLGGYPGAFREVLGVRGDELFPLLPGESVGLTGEVTPGATGTLWSERVRTEGARVVATYTEGPLSGRPAITRNAYGEGVAWYVATRPDPATLGALLDRIRSEAGVEPVRTTPEGVEAALRRGSDADYLFLIDHSGRGGEVAVSDGATELLTGKPVGDGSVTVPAGGVVVVREPRQ